The following proteins are co-located in the Dromiciops gliroides isolate mDroGli1 chromosome 2, mDroGli1.pri, whole genome shotgun sequence genome:
- the LOC122742701 gene encoding olfactory receptor 11H6-like, with product MEDRRINFVLEPNQSITHTVTEFVLLGFPGHREMQNLLFSLILVVYILTLLGNGAIVCAVKWDRQLHTPMYILLGNFAFLEIWYVSTTVPNMLTNFLSETKTISFSGCFFQFYFFFSLGTTECFFLSVMAYDRYLAICRPLHYPTIMTGRFCATLISACWVSGFLCYPVPIALISQLPFCGPNIIDHFVCDQGPLFALICVPAPVLKVICYTFNSMIIFGNFLSILGSYTLVLRAVLRVPSGAGRRKAFSTCGSHLVVVSLFYGTLVVMYVSPTSRNPSGMQKIVTLVYAVVTPLLNPLIYSLRNKDMKNALRKVLEQLKISQSS from the exons ATGGAAGACAGAAGAATAAATTTTG TTTTGGAGCCTAATCAGTCAATCACACACACTGTGACTGAGTTTGTCCTCCTGGGTTTTCCTGGTCACAGGGAAATGCAGaatctcctcttctccttgatcTTAGTGGTATACATCCTGACTTTGTTGGGGAATGGAGCCATTGTCTGTGCAGTGAAGTGGGACAGGCAGCTCCACACACCCATGTACATCCTCTTGGGGAACTTTGCTTTCCTTGAAATATGGTATGTGTCTACTACTGTTCCCAACATGTTGACCAACTTCCTATCTGAGACTAAAACCATCTCCTTCTCTGGCTGCTTCTTCCAGTtctacttctttttctccctgGGTACTACAGAGTGTTTCTTCCTATCAGTCATGGCATATGATCGGTACCTAGCCATCTGCCGACCACTACACTACCCCACCATCATGACAGGGAGGTTCTGTGCCACCCTGATATCTGCCTGTTGGGTGAGTGGATTCCTTTGTTACCCAGTTCCCATTGCTCTTATATCCCAGCTGCCCTTCTGTGGCCCTAACATCATTGATCACTTTGTCTGTGACCAAGGCCCATTATTTGCACTCATCTGTGTACCTGCTCCTGTTCTTAAAGTCATCTGCTACACTTTCAACTCCATGATTATCTTTGGAAACTTCCTCTCCATCCTTGGATCCTACACCCTGGTCCTCAGAGCTGTTTTGCGTGTTCCCTCTGGTGCTGGCCGGCGTAAAGCCTTCTCCACATGTGGATCCCATCTGGTGGTTGTGTCTCTATTCTATGGCACCCTCGTTGTGATGTATGTAAGCCCGACATCTCGGAATCCATCTGGGATGCAAAAGATTGTCACACTGGTGTACGCAGTAGTAACTCCTCTCTTAAACCCTCTAATTTACAGTCTACGCAACAAGGACATGAAAAATGCCCTGAGGAAAGTCCTAGAACAATTGAAAATTAGCCAAAGTTCATGA